The Prunus persica cultivar Lovell chromosome G8, Prunus_persica_NCBIv2, whole genome shotgun sequence genome includes a region encoding these proteins:
- the LOC18767026 gene encoding 3-ketoacyl-CoA synthase 1, translating to MRKIYLKSGLGDETYAPKFVFQSNPKADLESAFDEAQEGMFSSINSVLSKTNIDPSRIDCLIVTCGSFSPMPSLTSLIVNHFKLKSDVKTYNFSGMGCSSGVMSIDLAANVLKQSNKIGYALVVIIETINLNWYYGDSRPMLVTNCIFRVGCVAAMITNDPSCRRVAKMELVHSLRTHHGANDRAYKAAFQEEDDKGCTGFSLTKDLIPVAGMFLREHIKILGPRVLPLSQLGMYVYSVIRSTMTRGASKPIVPDFTKAFDHFCIHTGGKAVIEQVGRVLRLGEELTEPARMSLHRFGNTSSSLVFYELAYLEAKGRVKKGDRVWMLGFGTGFKVGSLVWKALLDFGNERDNPWSDCIDRYPLKPW from the coding sequence ATGCGTAAAATCTACCTCAAATCAGGCCTAGGGGACGAAACATATGCACCAAAATTCGTCTTCCAATCCAACCCGAAAGCCGACCTCGAATCAGCCTTTGATGAAGCTCAAGAAGGCATGTTCTCGTCGATCAACTCAGTCCTCTCAAAAACCAACATCGACCCAAGTCGTATCGATTGCCTAATTGTAACATGTGGCAGCTTCTCTCCCATGCCCTCCCTCACATCCCTCATTGTCAATCATTTCAAGctcaaatccgacgtaaaaacCTACAATTTTAGTGGCATGGGGTGTAGTTCGGGAGTAATGTCAATCGATTTAGCTGCCAACGTACTAAAGCAAAGTAACAAAATTGGTTATGCTCTTGTGGTCATAATCGAGACTATTAACTTGAATTGGTACTATGGTGATAGCCGTCCCATGCTTGTAACAAATTGTATTTTTCGCGTCGGTTGTGTGGCCGCAATGATCACAAACGATCCGAGTTGTCGCCGAGTTGCCAAGATGGAACTCGTTCACTCGCTTCGAACTCACCACGGAGCGAATGACCGAGCTTATAAAGCTGCATTTCAAGAGGAGGATGACAAGGGATGTACTGGGTTTTCCCTAACTAAAGATTTGATTCCAGTCGCAGGCATGTTTTTACGTGAACACATCAAGATTCTGGGTCCCCGAGTTCTACCACTGAGTCAACTCGGTATGTACGTCTACTCGGTAATTCGTTCTACAATGACGAGGGGTGCGTCGAAACCAATCGTCCCGGATTTCACCAAGGCTTTTGATCATTTTTGTATTCACACGGGCGGGAAAGCGGTGATCGAGCAAGTTGGTCGGGTTTTGAGATTGGGGGAAGAGTTGACTGAGCCGGCTCGGATGAGTTTGCACCGATTCGGGAACACTTCGAGTAGTCTTGTGTTTTATGAGTTGGCGTATCTTGAAGCTAAAGGGAGAGTTAAGAAAGGAGATAGGGTGTGGATGTTAGGTTTTGGGACTGGGTTTAAGGTTGGTAGCCTCGTTTGGAAGGCGCTTTTAGATTTCGGAAATGAGAGGGATAATCCATGGAGTGATTGTATCGACAGGTACCCATTGAAGCCATGGTAA